From Candidatus Brocadiaceae bacterium, the proteins below share one genomic window:
- the pth gene encoding aminoacyl-tRNA hydrolase, producing the protein MKIIVGLGNPGKKYLQTRHNVGFMMIDSISQQFEMECNQRKFQSLFCKKTIEQEEIILLKPQTFMNLSGMAVREVVHMYQCPLQDLMVVCDDVDLPLGKLRIRCRGGCGGHRGLEDIAAKLGSGEFARLRIGVGRPREGVLREYVLSGFSKGEEVVVLEALERACLALRTWAFEGIETCMNNFN; encoded by the coding sequence ATGAAGATAATCGTTGGGTTGGGTAATCCTGGGAAAAAATATCTGCAGACAAGGCACAATGTGGGTTTTATGATGATTGATTCGATCTCGCAACAATTTGAAATGGAGTGTAATCAAAGGAAATTTCAATCACTTTTTTGTAAAAAAACAATAGAGCAGGAAGAGATTATATTGCTAAAGCCTCAAACATTTATGAATCTGAGTGGTATGGCGGTCAGGGAAGTTGTTCATATGTACCAATGTCCGTTGCAGGATCTTATGGTTGTATGCGACGACGTGGATTTGCCTTTGGGGAAGTTGCGTATCAGGTGTCGTGGAGGCTGCGGGGGGCATCGGGGTTTGGAGGATATTGCAGCCAAATTAGGCTCTGGAGAGTTTGCCCGATTAAGGATTGGGGTCGGGCGGCCCAGGGAAGGAGTTTTGAGGGAGTATGTTCTCTCTGGATTTTCAAAAGGAGAGGAGGTTGTGGTGTTGGAAGCCCTTGAAAGGGCGTGCCTTGCATTGAGAACATGGGCTTTTGAAGGAATAGAAACATGTATGAATAATTTTAATTGA
- the rpsF gene encoding 30S ribosomal protein S6, with amino-acid sequence MYEGLFLIDNTHASAEWDTVVRHIHEILQKSGAEILKTENWGEKKLAYKVEGHKRGTYLLIHFNAQKSSIATIKRDCLLSDYILRYLILKDDKIEVLAQQNEVEEAVVPENTVGEVPEEQDAEFSEEENVPA; translated from the coding sequence ATGTATGAAGGGCTGTTTTTGATTGATAACACCCATGCCAGTGCTGAATGGGATACTGTAGTCAGGCATATTCATGAAATATTGCAGAAGAGTGGTGCGGAAATACTAAAAACTGAGAATTGGGGTGAAAAAAAATTGGCATATAAGGTCGAAGGGCATAAGAGGGGGACATATTTGCTCATTCATTTTAATGCCCAGAAATCTTCCATCGCAACTATAAAAAGGGACTGTTTGCTTTCTGATTATATTCTCCGTTATTTGATTTTAAAAGATGACAAAATAGAAGTGCTGGCCCAGCAGAACGAGGTGGAAGAGGCGGTAGTGCCTGAGAATACTGTGGGGGAGGTTCCGGAAGAACAGGATGCGGAATTTTCAGAAGAAGAAAATGTCCCTGCTTAA
- the lpxA gene encoding acyl-ACP--UDP-N-acetylglucosamine O-acyltransferase codes for MKIDSSACVHPGAVLGENTKVGPFCVIGENVKIGDGTVVKNHVTVSGNTTIGKNNVIYPNAVLGEEPQDLKFRGECTSLVLGDNNTIRECVTINIGTAAGGGMTKIGNNNFFMASSHIAHDCIVEDNVLLANGVLLGGHVMIEKGAKLMGLVGIQPFVTIGRYAYVGGHTRIVQDVPPYVIIEGHPAKIRQVNVVGLEREGFTKEQVGEIKRAFRELFRSSELNQSKRLKKFEGTKTVSPEVEHLVRFLRNREMGKFGRYREMFRYSQRPKS; via the coding sequence ATGAAAATAGATAGCTCTGCGTGTGTACATCCCGGCGCTGTTTTAGGTGAAAATACAAAGGTTGGTCCTTTCTGCGTTATTGGTGAAAATGTTAAAATCGGAGACGGGACGGTTGTAAAAAATCATGTGACGGTGTCAGGAAACACGACGATCGGTAAAAACAACGTGATTTATCCTAACGCTGTTCTGGGTGAAGAGCCTCAGGATCTGAAATTTCGGGGTGAATGTACCTCTCTTGTATTAGGTGACAACAATACAATCAGGGAATGTGTAACGATTAATATTGGTACCGCTGCTGGTGGGGGGATGACAAAGATAGGTAATAATAATTTTTTTATGGCGAGTTCACACATAGCTCATGATTGTATTGTGGAGGACAATGTTCTTCTGGCCAATGGTGTTTTGCTCGGTGGACATGTAATGATAGAGAAAGGCGCAAAATTAATGGGGTTGGTTGGTATTCAGCCTTTTGTGACTATCGGTAGATATGCATATGTTGGAGGGCATACTCGTATTGTTCAGGATGTTCCCCCTTATGTTATCATTGAAGGACATCCGGCTAAAATACGCCAGGTTAATGTCGTTGGCCTGGAAAGGGAGGGTTTTACGAAGGAACAGGTTGGTGAAATTAAAAGGGCTTTTCGTGAGTTATTTCGATCGAGCGAGTTGAATCAAAGTAAAAGGTTAAAAAAATTTGAAGGGACAAAAACGGTTTCTCCCGAGGTAGAACATCTTGTTCGTTTTTTGAGAAACAGAGAAATGGGCAAGTTTGGGAGGTATCGCGAAATGTTTCGCTATTCACAACGGCCGAAGAGTTAA
- the rpsR gene encoding 30S ribosomal protein S18, which produces MGTEEVDYKDIQNLQKLATTRGKLFSRKRSGNCARHQRSVKISIKRARFMALLPYVT; this is translated from the coding sequence ATGGGAACTGAAGAAGTAGATTATAAGGATATACAAAATTTGCAGAAACTTGCAACAACAAGAGGAAAGCTTTTTTCGAGGAAACGCTCTGGAAATTGTGCCCGTCATCAACGGTCGGTGAAGATTTCTATTAAAAGAGCAAGATTCATGGCATTGCTGCCGTACGTGACATAG
- a CDS encoding 50S ribosomal protein L25, producing the protein MEILELNAEKRVLKKSRAAKKMRASGQIPAVLYGQNRESIMLCLKEDEFGRVLHSGSRMIRLAFGGIKETALMKEVQYHSLTDQVLHVDFSRIILEERVRLKVPILVFGEPVGVKDGGVLTPVMKEIEVECLPVDMPEKIKVNISELGLDKAIHVKELPALKGVRYLPDGDAVVVSIHRAVEEKIVSEEELLAGPEIISRRPKEESEETT; encoded by the coding sequence ATGGAAATCTTGGAATTGAATGCGGAAAAGAGAGTTTTAAAGAAAAGCAGGGCGGCAAAGAAAATGCGGGCGTCAGGACAAATTCCGGCTGTATTATACGGACAAAACCGGGAGAGCATAATGCTTTGTCTGAAAGAAGATGAATTTGGACGGGTTTTGCATTCCGGGTCTAGAATGATTCGTTTGGCGTTTGGAGGCATAAAAGAAACGGCGTTGATGAAAGAAGTGCAATATCATAGCCTTACAGACCAGGTGCTTCATGTGGATTTTTCTCGTATTATTTTGGAAGAGAGGGTTCGGTTGAAGGTGCCGATTCTGGTGTTTGGAGAGCCTGTTGGGGTAAAGGACGGTGGTGTGCTAACCCCGGTAATGAAGGAGATAGAGGTAGAATGTCTTCCCGTTGATATGCCCGAAAAAATAAAAGTAAATATCTCGGAATTGGGGTTAGATAAGGCAATCCATGTAAAAGAATTGCCCGCTCTCAAGGGTGTGCGGTATCTGCCGGATGGTGATGCGGTTGTTGTGTCGATACATCGTGCTGTCGAGGAAAAAATTGTATCCGAGGAAGAGCTTCTGGCTGGACCTGAAATTATTTCCAGGAGACCAAAAGAAGAATCCGAAGAAACGACTTGA
- the lpxC gene encoding UDP-3-O-acyl-N-acetylglucosamine deacetylase, with translation MDCLQKTIGREIEFFGRGMFHGEEVKLVFKPAALDSGIRFVRVDLPNKPVVPAQAFVSFCDYKCTLLKINEVKIEGVEHLMAAFAGLGIDNIEIEIDGREVPAGDGSAKLFLETLKQAGVVLLGGKKKVFTVQAPIEVRKGNASVLAVPEEKGLFFSYSLDFNGSYIEPQTFDVEFSEEVFSREIAPARTFGLISYIEEFKKRGLGKGITDDNSVIVHEDGKPAKPISMKPAELRFPDEFVRHKMLDLIGDLYLANVVVQGRIIASRSGHSLNVQLAEKIARRAQS, from the coding sequence GTGGATTGTCTGCAAAAAACTATCGGGAGGGAAATTGAGTTCTTTGGCAGAGGAATGTTTCACGGGGAGGAGGTGAAGCTTGTTTTTAAGCCGGCGGCCCTGGATTCTGGCATTAGATTTGTTCGGGTAGATTTGCCGAATAAGCCGGTAGTGCCTGCGCAGGCGTTTGTTTCTTTCTGTGATTATAAGTGCACGTTATTAAAGATCAATGAGGTAAAAATTGAGGGTGTTGAACATTTAATGGCCGCATTTGCCGGCCTGGGGATAGATAATATAGAAATAGAGATAGATGGAAGAGAGGTCCCTGCTGGAGATGGCAGCGCTAAGTTGTTTCTGGAAACTTTAAAGCAGGCTGGTGTTGTTCTTCTGGGAGGAAAAAAAAAGGTCTTTACGGTACAGGCGCCGATTGAAGTGAGAAAAGGAAATGCAAGTGTATTGGCTGTGCCTGAAGAAAAAGGACTTTTTTTTTCTTACTCCCTAGATTTTAACGGGTCTTATATCGAACCTCAAACATTTGATGTTGAGTTCAGCGAGGAAGTTTTTTCTAGAGAGATTGCTCCGGCAAGAACTTTTGGTTTAATAAGTTATATTGAAGAATTTAAAAAACGTGGCTTGGGTAAAGGTATTACGGATGATAATAGTGTTATTGTCCATGAAGATGGAAAACCAGCGAAACCCATTTCCATGAAACCTGCAGAATTACGATTTCCTGATGAATTTGTGCGGCATAAGATGTTAGATTTAATCGGGGATTTATACCTGGCAAATGTCGTCGTACAAGGACGTATTATTGCAAGCAGATCAGGTCATTCTTTGAATGTACAGTTGGCAGAAAAGATTGCTCGTCGTGCACAGTCTTAG
- the bamA gene encoding outer membrane protein assembly factor BamA has protein sequence MKVNKALSQAAYAIMLVITLSLLCQKAFSAETSETKQRIIREVEIQGNQRISSAAIRSSIRVKEGDIYNAQVVSQDVDAIWSLGFFENIELSLEEISGGLKVVFIVSERPTIDEIRFRGNENVKTKKLANKLEIKPGDYLKYHLLKIEEEKIREYYVEKRYHWAKVQAETKVEDWKTVLIFIVDEGPRLHVADIEFKGNANFKRKKLLKQMETRQKRFPALVFHGRFEEKIFEEDIEKLKEFYMNNGWLDVEVGWEITYRNDNTEMYVTIHIKEGERYYVESLDIHGAAIFTEEELKKNLKLKEGGPFFLDAVEKDTYDLRLLYGAQGHLATRVKEEHTFSSEGAKVHVKFFIEEKDRYYIEKITIVGNDKTKDNVIRRQLTFFPGERLNVAKVRDSQRRLSNTGYFDMESGAPAGISFEPGSGPDKQNILIEVKEGRTGMLRFGGGFGANVGAFGDVSYTDRNFDVFDFPKSWDDFLSGDAFRGSGEILTLRFSPGTERTEIMLSLTNPSVFDSPYSVGGSIFNYSRIFEDYQQKSAGGKISVGREIVRDFFVKVVPAFENIDIDRDDDEETTPQDILDVVGTHLKAGLTLSANISKTDNFFAPTKGFEGESSFEFSSLDVDVVKFKIKATKYQPLFEVPKWGKHVLAYGGAFWLAESTSGEDVPIFERFYTGGYGSIRGFQFRGISPLDQETDDQIGGDLLLLMNTEYLVPLYKDIVRVALFVDGGKVDKSASDINFERFRVSTGLGLRLNVPFLGQSTISIDYGIPVLQEDGDDLEAFSFNFGGGSSF, from the coding sequence ATGAAAGTAAACAAGGCGTTGTCGCAGGCAGCATATGCAATAATGCTTGTCATTACCTTGTCTTTATTGTGCCAAAAGGCATTTAGCGCGGAAACATCGGAAACTAAGCAACGCATAATACGTGAAGTCGAGATCCAGGGAAACCAGAGGATCAGTTCTGCGGCCATAAGAAGCAGCATTCGTGTTAAAGAAGGTGACATATATAATGCGCAGGTAGTAAGCCAGGATGTTGATGCCATTTGGTCGTTGGGGTTCTTTGAAAATATAGAACTATCTTTGGAAGAGATTTCAGGCGGACTAAAGGTCGTTTTTATTGTTTCTGAAAGACCTACGATTGACGAAATACGATTTCGCGGGAATGAGAACGTTAAAACAAAAAAATTGGCAAATAAACTGGAAATAAAACCAGGAGATTATCTGAAGTATCACCTTCTGAAAATAGAAGAGGAGAAGATTCGGGAGTATTACGTTGAAAAACGTTATCATTGGGCAAAAGTACAGGCAGAAACAAAAGTGGAAGACTGGAAAACGGTGTTGATTTTTATTGTTGATGAAGGTCCGAGGTTGCATGTCGCTGATATAGAATTTAAAGGAAATGCGAATTTTAAACGGAAGAAACTGTTGAAACAAATGGAAACCCGGCAAAAACGGTTTCCTGCTCTTGTTTTTCATGGCAGGTTTGAAGAAAAAATATTTGAAGAGGATATTGAAAAACTGAAAGAATTTTACATGAATAACGGATGGTTGGATGTGGAAGTCGGCTGGGAAATTACCTATAGGAATGATAATACGGAAATGTATGTCACTATTCATATAAAAGAAGGTGAAAGATATTATGTGGAAAGTTTGGACATACACGGCGCTGCCATTTTTACAGAGGAAGAGTTAAAGAAAAATTTGAAACTGAAAGAGGGAGGACCGTTTTTTTTGGATGCCGTCGAAAAAGACACCTATGATCTTCGCTTGCTTTATGGCGCTCAGGGGCACCTCGCTACAAGAGTAAAAGAAGAACATACTTTCAGTTCCGAAGGGGCAAAGGTACATGTGAAATTCTTCATAGAAGAGAAAGACCGGTATTACATTGAAAAAATAACAATAGTTGGGAATGATAAGACAAAAGATAATGTCATTCGCAGGCAGCTGACTTTTTTCCCGGGAGAAAGATTGAACGTGGCGAAGGTACGTGATAGTCAAAGACGTCTTTCAAACACGGGGTATTTTGATATGGAGTCAGGTGCTCCTGCGGGAATTAGTTTTGAGCCGGGTTCTGGTCCAGATAAGCAAAATATACTGATTGAAGTGAAAGAAGGCAGAACGGGAATGCTGAGGTTTGGTGGCGGATTTGGGGCGAACGTAGGAGCCTTCGGTGACGTCTCATATACGGATAGGAATTTTGATGTGTTTGATTTTCCGAAGAGCTGGGACGATTTTTTGAGTGGTGATGCATTCCGGGGTTCTGGGGAGATATTAACATTACGGTTTAGTCCCGGTACCGAACGAACAGAAATTATGTTATCTTTAACCAACCCATCGGTGTTCGACTCTCCCTATAGTGTTGGAGGCAGCATCTTCAATTATTCGAGGATTTTTGAAGATTATCAACAAAAAAGCGCGGGAGGAAAAATCTCTGTAGGAAGAGAAATTGTGAGAGATTTTTTTGTGAAAGTCGTTCCTGCGTTTGAAAATATTGATATTGACAGGGACGATGATGAGGAAACAACGCCCCAGGATATCCTGGATGTGGTGGGCACACATTTGAAAGCGGGCCTTACGCTGTCTGCCAATATAAGCAAGACGGATAATTTTTTTGCTCCAACGAAAGGGTTTGAAGGAGAGTCTTCCTTTGAATTTTCATCGTTGGATGTGGATGTAGTGAAATTCAAAATTAAAGCAACAAAATACCAGCCACTTTTTGAGGTCCCAAAATGGGGTAAGCACGTTTTGGCTTATGGAGGGGCGTTTTGGCTTGCGGAGTCAACTTCAGGAGAGGATGTTCCTATATTTGAGCGATTTTATACCGGTGGTTATGGTTCGATTAGAGGTTTTCAGTTTAGGGGGATTTCTCCTCTTGATCAGGAAACGGATGACCAGATTGGCGGGGATTTACTACTTCTCATGAACACAGAGTACCTCGTGCCTCTTTATAAAGATATTGTCCGCGTTGCGCTTTTTGTTGATGGAGGAAAAGTAGATAAATCTGCCAGTGATATTAATTTTGAACGATTCAGGGTGTCTACAGGTCTTGGATTAAGGCTGAACGTTCCTTTTCTTGGTCAGTCTACCATATCAATTGATTATGGTATTCCGGTTCTTCAGGAGGATGGGGACGATCTTGAAGCGTTTTCGTTTAATTTTGGAGGAGGGAGTAGTTTTTAA
- a CDS encoding single-stranded DNA-binding protein, with amino-acid sequence MASLNKVFLMGNLTRDPELRYTPGGLAVASFGIAINRAWTAKTGEQKEEVCYVDINIFGRRAEVVSEYFSKGNPIFIEGRLQLNQWETKDGQKRSTLRVVADNFQFIGTSAKRPEGKEGAFPEGSRQQEVPPENVMLDINNEEIPF; translated from the coding sequence ATGGCAAGCCTCAACAAAGTCTTTCTCATGGGAAATCTTACGAGAGACCCAGAACTTAGATATACTCCGGGAGGGTTGGCAGTTGCTAGTTTTGGTATAGCAATAAACAGGGCCTGGACAGCTAAAACGGGTGAGCAGAAAGAAGAGGTGTGTTATGTCGATATTAATATTTTTGGGAGAAGAGCGGAAGTTGTAAGTGAATATTTCAGCAAAGGGAATCCTATTTTTATAGAGGGTCGTCTACAGCTTAATCAATGGGAAACGAAAGACGGGCAGAAACGGAGCACTCTCCGTGTGGTTGCGGATAATTTCCAGTTTATTGGTACGAGTGCGAAACGTCCTGAAGGTAAAGAGGGGGCATTCCCTGAAGGAAGCAGACAGCAGGAAGTACCTCCTGAAAATGTAATGTTAGATATAAATAATGAGGAAATTCCTTTTTAG
- the rplI gene encoding 50S ribosomal protein L9, whose protein sequence is MELLLKESVDKLGRVGDVVQVRKGYARNYLLPKGLATNVTQANLKLIEKEKIKMELEMKVNRERLQGILKNISNASCTISVKANKEGKLFGSVTSVHIAEALAGQGYPVTKDMIKLDSPIKVCGEYDVPIALDMEMQTQCKVSVVVGEEGVA, encoded by the coding sequence ATGGAATTGTTATTGAAGGAAAGTGTAGATAAATTAGGGAGAGTTGGCGATGTCGTACAAGTGAGGAAGGGATATGCCAGAAACTATCTGTTGCCAAAAGGGTTGGCGACAAACGTCACGCAGGCAAATTTGAAGCTGATTGAAAAAGAGAAGATTAAGATGGAATTGGAGATGAAGGTGAATCGGGAACGATTGCAGGGAATATTGAAAAATATTTCCAATGCTTCATGTACTATTTCCGTAAAAGCGAACAAAGAAGGAAAGCTTTTTGGCTCCGTTACGTCTGTTCATATTGCAGAGGCTTTGGCTGGTCAGGGGTATCCTGTTACAAAGGATATGATAAAACTTGATAGCCCGATAAAAGTTTGTGGTGAATATGATGTTCCTATTGCCTTGGATATGGAAATGCAAACACAATGTAAGGTCTCTGTGGTTGTTGGTGAAGAAGGTGTTGCTTAG
- the dnaB gene encoding replicative DNA helicase has translation MVTGTLLERTLPQSVEAEMSVLGAMLLDNEVISLVVPVLQKQSFYKTAHQELYQIIVDIYDKGRAVDLVVLREELKKRSLLEKVGGIEYLMELEESVPTIGNVEYYAGIVREKAIKRSLIEVAANIQKEAFEGVSDTDHLLDSSERAIFDITQKKFHSSSTKLTEILKETFNRIESLHDRQSRLTGLSTGFYDLDDKTCGLQPSELIIVAARPSMGKTSLALNIVEHVGVVEKKAVAVFSLEMSAQQLAQNMLCSHAQIDAQNLRKGMLEDKQWSDLSFGLGALSEAPIFIDDTPGLTVLEVRAKARRLKAQNDIQLVVVDYLQLMESSRAENRQQEISIISRGMKSLARELSIPVIVVSQLNRSVEAREGHRPRMSDLRESGSIEQDADVVILLHREDYFNTDPNFEKKGVAELIIAKQRNGPIGKIDLTFRSHCMRFENFASADYR, from the coding sequence ATGGTTACCGGGACACTATTAGAGCGTACATTGCCTCAAAGCGTCGAAGCAGAAATGAGTGTATTAGGCGCGATGCTTTTGGATAATGAGGTAATTAGCCTGGTAGTTCCTGTGCTGCAAAAACAAAGCTTTTACAAGACGGCGCATCAGGAATTGTACCAGATTATTGTAGATATCTATGATAAGGGGAGGGCAGTTGATTTAGTTGTCCTCAGAGAAGAATTGAAGAAGCGTTCTTTGCTCGAAAAGGTCGGTGGTATAGAGTATTTGATGGAGCTGGAGGAGTCTGTTCCTACCATCGGTAATGTTGAGTATTATGCGGGTATTGTGCGTGAAAAAGCTATAAAACGAAGTCTTATTGAAGTTGCTGCCAATATACAAAAAGAAGCCTTTGAGGGAGTCTCGGATACCGATCACTTGCTTGATTCTTCTGAAAGGGCAATATTTGACATTACTCAAAAAAAGTTTCATTCCTCATCTACAAAGCTGACAGAAATTCTCAAAGAGACATTCAATCGTATAGAGAGTCTGCATGACCGTCAGAGCAGATTAACGGGATTATCTACTGGTTTTTATGATCTAGATGACAAAACGTGTGGGCTCCAGCCATCTGAACTGATCATTGTTGCTGCAAGACCGAGTATGGGCAAAACGAGCCTTGCTTTGAATATTGTTGAACATGTAGGCGTGGTGGAGAAAAAAGCGGTTGCCGTATTTTCTTTGGAAATGTCGGCGCAGCAATTGGCGCAGAATATGCTCTGCTCCCATGCCCAGATAGATGCTCAAAACTTAAGAAAAGGCATGTTGGAAGATAAGCAATGGAGTGATCTTTCCTTTGGACTGGGGGCGCTCTCTGAAGCGCCAATTTTTATTGATGACACGCCCGGACTTACCGTGTTGGAGGTGCGCGCAAAAGCCCGCAGGTTGAAGGCTCAAAATGATATCCAGCTCGTTGTGGTCGATTATCTGCAATTGATGGAGTCTTCACGTGCAGAGAACCGTCAGCAGGAGATTTCAATAATTTCTCGTGGTATGAAATCGCTTGCAAGAGAATTATCCATTCCGGTAATAGTTGTTTCTCAGTTAAACAGGTCTGTAGAGGCTAGAGAGGGGCATCGGCCACGGATGTCAGATTTGCGGGAATCGGGTTCGATAGAGCAGGATGCCGATGTTGTTATACTTTTACATCGGGAGGATTACTTTAATACTGATCCTAATTTTGAAAAAAAAGGCGTAGCAGAGCTTATTATAGCCAAACAACGTAATGGTCCCATAGGTAAAATAGATTTAACGTTCCGTTCTCACTGTATGCGTTTTGAAAATTTTGCATCTGCGGATTACCGATGA
- a CDS encoding OmpH family outer membrane protein has translation MERKKFIIESCKKSSVAYVFLAVCVAFCVCSLSVCAESSSAAGIKVGVVDINKVFEKYEKRKKFDEELKKQEKEYQAAINDKKKELVGLNDKIQLLDLGSDARRKYEETFEKKNMELESYAKFAEKNIMKRYKGSFENLYTDVLKGVEEVGQGGQYDLIIKKEETELKGGGLSELQFKVGIKTVLYHSAAVDITNQVIDVLNKNFQK, from the coding sequence ATGGAACGAAAAAAATTTATTATAGAAAGTTGTAAAAAATCAAGTGTGGCGTACGTGTTTTTAGCGGTTTGTGTGGCTTTTTGTGTTTGTTCCTTGAGTGTCTGCGCGGAGAGCTCCTCTGCCGCTGGAATAAAGGTTGGGGTTGTAGATATAAATAAGGTATTTGAAAAGTATGAAAAGCGTAAAAAGTTTGATGAGGAACTAAAAAAACAGGAAAAGGAATACCAGGCAGCCATAAACGATAAAAAAAAAGAGCTTGTGGGATTAAATGATAAAATACAGTTGCTGGATCTTGGGAGCGATGCAAGAAGAAAATATGAAGAGACCTTTGAAAAAAAGAATATGGAACTGGAATCCTATGCAAAGTTTGCAGAGAAAAATATAATGAAAAGGTATAAAGGGTCTTTTGAAAATCTGTATACTGATGTGCTAAAAGGTGTTGAGGAAGTCGGGCAGGGCGGGCAGTATGATTTAATTATTAAGAAAGAAGAGACAGAGTTAAAAGGGGGAGGGCTTTCCGAGCTACAGTTTAAAGTTGGTATAAAAACTGTGCTGTATCATTCAGCTGCAGTAGATATCACCAATCAGGTAATTGATGTTTTAAATAAGAATTTTCAAAAGTAA
- a CDS encoding ribose-phosphate pyrophosphokinase produces MDKKRCLEELDHLKIFSGNANPVLAKKICEHLSIQLGNANVGRFPDGEIDLKVEEDVRGADIFVVQPTCAPVNENLTELLLFMDCLKRSSAARITAVLPYYGYARKDRKDEGRVPITAKLVANLITTAGADRVLTIDLHAAQIQGFFDIPVDHLFAFPVLLKYFETMNTDDLVVVTPDVGGIKLARNYSNGLKVKMAIVDKRRVGPEETEIGFVIGEVAGKNVIMIDDLIATGGSIAQAANVLKERGAKDIYVGATHPVFCGTAIEKLSAAPIKEIVVSDTIPLSERAKELGDRIKVLSISGLIGDAIERIHRHESVSSLFV; encoded by the coding sequence ATGGATAAGAAAAGATGTTTGGAGGAATTAGATCACCTAAAAATTTTCTCAGGGAATGCAAACCCTGTTCTGGCAAAGAAAATTTGTGAACATTTGTCAATTCAATTGGGAAATGCTAATGTGGGTCGTTTTCCTGATGGTGAAATTGATTTGAAAGTTGAAGAGGATGTGCGTGGCGCTGATATTTTTGTGGTTCAACCAACATGCGCGCCTGTCAATGAAAATTTGACAGAATTGCTGTTGTTTATGGATTGTTTGAAGAGGTCGTCGGCTGCGCGTATCACGGCCGTTTTGCCCTATTATGGGTATGCAAGAAAGGACCGAAAAGACGAAGGCCGTGTTCCTATTACGGCTAAATTGGTGGCAAATCTTATTACTACGGCAGGCGCTGACCGTGTACTTACCATTGATTTACATGCAGCGCAGATACAAGGGTTTTTTGATATCCCGGTGGACCATTTGTTTGCTTTTCCGGTACTGTTGAAATATTTTGAAACGATGAATACGGATGATCTGGTTGTGGTGACTCCGGATGTTGGGGGCATAAAATTGGCGCGCAATTATTCGAATGGATTAAAGGTGAAAATGGCCATTGTTGATAAGAGGAGGGTTGGGCCTGAAGAAACGGAGATTGGGTTTGTGATTGGAGAGGTTGCTGGTAAAAATGTTATTATGATAGACGATTTAATAGCTACTGGCGGATCGATTGCCCAGGCTGCCAACGTGCTGAAGGAAAGGGGTGCAAAGGATATTTATGTGGGTGCAACTCACCCGGTATTTTGTGGGACGGCGATAGAAAAGCTGTCTGCTGCACCGATAAAGGAAATTGTGGTCTCGGATACTATTCCGCTTTCAGAGAGGGCAAAAGAGTTGGGGGATCGCATTAAGGTGTTGTCTATTTCGGGGCTTATAGGAGATGCGATTGAAAGAATTCATCGCCACGAGTCTGTAAGTTCTCTCTTTGTTTAA